One window of the bacterium genome contains the following:
- a CDS encoding SDR family NAD(P)-dependent oxidoreductase: protein MKDLRDKVAVVTGGSGGIGIEIGRAMLAKGMKVVLADLHQAALDEATRDLGSPDVVGESVDVTDFDALCALRDRTLDRFGACHVIVNNAAVGAGAKGSVWEHHLNDWKWSLDVNVMGVINGMNAFVPLLVEQDEGHVVNTSSGNGAYYPIASSGIYPVTKAAVTTLTECLWGQLREMGSKVSASLLLPSSPTPGVLATGIWRAGANRPDRYLRNDPDDNNPRDALEDYRQRAAAAGQEVVEAPLSDVADLCLRGIEEDLFWATYALPHQMQKLDERYASMKNLTPPDYLVEVNLMSAGAEEREAQKGDG, encoded by the coding sequence ATGAAGGACCTGCGCGACAAGGTCGCCGTAGTGACCGGCGGAAGCGGCGGAATCGGGATCGAGATCGGGCGCGCGATGCTCGCGAAGGGCATGAAGGTCGTCCTCGCCGACCTCCACCAGGCGGCCCTCGATGAGGCGACGCGCGACCTCGGATCCCCGGACGTCGTCGGCGAGAGCGTCGACGTGACGGACTTCGATGCCCTCTGCGCGCTCCGCGACCGGACCCTCGACCGATTCGGCGCTTGCCACGTGATCGTGAACAACGCGGCGGTCGGCGCCGGCGCGAAGGGCAGCGTCTGGGAGCACCACCTGAACGACTGGAAGTGGAGCCTCGACGTGAACGTGATGGGCGTGATCAACGGCATGAACGCATTCGTGCCGCTGCTCGTCGAGCAGGACGAGGGACACGTCGTGAACACCTCGTCGGGCAACGGCGCCTACTACCCGATCGCGAGCAGCGGGATCTATCCCGTGACCAAGGCGGCGGTCACGACGCTGACCGAATGCCTCTGGGGCCAGCTCCGCGAGATGGGCTCGAAAGTGAGCGCGTCGCTCCTGCTCCCCTCGAGTCCGACCCCGGGCGTGCTCGCCACGGGGATCTGGCGCGCCGGCGCGAATCGCCCCGACCGCTACCTGCGCAACGATCCGGACGACAACAATCCGCGCGACGCCCTCGAGGACTACAGGCAGCGCGCCGCCGCCGCCGGACAGGAGGTCGTGGAAGCCCCGCTCTCGGACGTGGCGGATCTGTGCCTGCGTGGGATCGAGGAAGATCTCTTCTGGGCGACCTACGCGCTCCCGCATCAGATGCAGAAGCTCGACGAGCGCTACGCGTCGATGAAGAACCTGACCCCGCCGGACTATCTGGTCGAGGTCAACCTGATGTCCGCCGGCGCGGAGGAACGCGAGGCCCAGAAGGGCGATGGCTGA
- a CDS encoding sterol desaturase family protein, translating into MTYDWLAALTYIAVLVGLTIVGKKLVFSIPVMEEMRLENRAADKIKMARDSFRDGMKASENIGKYTNLGFFVAVLPFSVSFDSRPLWQHLLEIVAVLAIFDFMYYWTHRSLFHGDLLRKVHALHHQARKPTWADSLYVHPLETFIGLCLFLFSIPIVALISGGALHAVSAAIATLIFTQLNTINHTYTRLPKDSWFFRTVDYITGVHHAHHVDMSHGNYATLTMFYDKLFGTFEEPVNREAA; encoded by the coding sequence ATGACCTACGACTGGCTCGCCGCCCTCACCTACATCGCCGTCCTCGTCGGCCTCACGATCGTCGGCAAGAAGCTCGTCTTCAGCATCCCCGTCATGGAGGAGATGCGCCTCGAGAACCGCGCCGCGGACAAGATCAAGATGGCCCGCGACAGCTTCCGGGACGGCATGAAGGCGAGCGAGAACATCGGCAAGTACACGAATCTCGGCTTCTTCGTGGCGGTCCTGCCCTTCAGCGTGAGCTTCGATTCGCGACCGCTCTGGCAGCACCTCCTCGAGATCGTGGCCGTCCTCGCGATCTTCGACTTCATGTACTACTGGACCCATCGCTCGCTCTTCCACGGCGACCTGCTCCGGAAGGTCCACGCCCTCCACCACCAGGCACGCAAGCCCACCTGGGCGGACTCCCTCTACGTCCATCCCCTCGAGACCTTCATCGGCCTCTGCCTCTTCCTCTTCTCGATCCCGATCGTGGCTCTGATCAGCGGCGGCGCGCTTCACGCGGTCTCCGCGGCGATCGCGACGCTGATCTTCACCCAGCTGAACACGATCAATCACACGTACACGCGGCTGCCGAAGGACAGCTGGTTCTTCCGGACGGTCGACTACATCACGGGCGTCCACCACGCGCACCACGTCGACATGAGCCACGGCAACTACGCGACGCTCACGATGTTCTACGACAAGCTCTTCGGGACCTTCGAGGAGCCGGTGAATCGCGAAGCGGCCTGA
- a CDS encoding MarR family transcriptional regulator translates to MVEPTPRAPIGAASAPVPPPMSDEVWSRYRSNTARHVMGVARDFENRMLGRLSSSDGYANLRPSFGPVLALVAQRARPLGALAAALSISPQAVSQLVSACEKAGYTERRADPKDGRNRVIDLTDPGRRLVSDASRQLRLLSVEYAERIGEDAMARFEEAAARLLRALSDTPDVLPIAGRNASIGTLPLLSVDAQRTLMDETAARGHAGLKMSHAQVLPLIGPEGARVAALARVQGISRQAISATARELEGMGYLRREPDPRDRRGVVFLLSEAGETLIRDSVSALDALDERYAAAIGARRFGALQRGARALYESLGLEREVFDGTPQDGEPLERLAERLRRDLGHDAARRLAALLAEPTNPTAAEAALHNG, encoded by the coding sequence ATGGTCGAGCCCACCCCCCGCGCCCCGATCGGTGCCGCGAGCGCCCCGGTCCCGCCGCCGATGAGCGACGAGGTCTGGTCCCGCTACCGCTCGAACACGGCTCGCCACGTGATGGGCGTCGCGCGGGACTTCGAGAACCGCATGCTCGGCCGCCTCTCCTCGAGCGATGGCTACGCGAATCTCCGCCCGAGCTTCGGCCCCGTGCTCGCCCTCGTGGCCCAGCGCGCGCGACCGCTCGGCGCGCTGGCGGCGGCGCTCTCGATCTCGCCCCAGGCCGTCAGCCAACTGGTCAGCGCCTGCGAGAAGGCTGGCTACACCGAGCGCCGCGCCGACCCGAAGGACGGCCGCAACCGGGTGATCGACCTGACCGATCCGGGCCGCCGCCTGGTCTCCGACGCCAGCCGCCAGCTCCGGCTCCTCTCGGTGGAGTACGCCGAGCGGATCGGGGAAGACGCCATGGCGCGCTTCGAAGAGGCCGCCGCGCGGCTCCTCCGCGCCCTCTCGGACACGCCGGACGTGCTGCCGATCGCGGGACGGAACGCTTCGATCGGAACCCTCCCTCTCCTCTCGGTCGACGCCCAGCGCACGCTGATGGACGAAACCGCCGCGCGCGGACACGCCGGCCTGAAGATGTCCCACGCCCAGGTGCTGCCGCTGATCGGCCCTGAAGGCGCACGGGTCGCCGCCCTCGCCCGCGTGCAAGGGATCTCGCGCCAGGCGATCAGCGCGACCGCCCGCGAGCTCGAGGGCATGGGCTACCTGCGCCGCGAGCCCGACCCGCGCGATCGCCGGGGCGTCGTCTTCCTCCTCTCCGAAGCCGGCGAGACCCTGATCCGCGATTCGGTCTCGGCCCTCGACGCGCTGGACGAGCGCTATGCGGCGGCGATCGGCGCAAGGCGCTTCGGCGCGCTCCAGCGAGGGGCTCGCGCGCTCTACGAATCCCTCGGCCTCGAGCGCGAGGTCTTCGACGGCACGCCCCAGGACGGAGAGCCTCTCGAACGACTCGCGGAGCGCCTCCGCCGAGACCTCGGACACGACGCGGCCAGGCGCCTCGCGGCGCTGCTCGCCGAACCCACGAACCCCACCGCCGCGGAAGCGGCGCTGCACAACGGCTGA
- a CDS encoding SDR family NAD(P)-dependent oxidoreductase: protein MQDFEGRTAVITGSASGMGLAFAESFGRVGMNVVLADIEEDALKAAAARVESLGATVLPVVTDVGDAAAMDHLGEATREAFGAAHVVCLNAGVSAPTVPMDALSANDWQWTLDVNLYGVIHGIRVFLPGLKAQDEGCVVVTASVAGLTSHPWLAPYNASKHAVVSIAETLHAELVNTGSNVTAHCLCPGMVATNIGTSERNRPKALADEVANVSMPGAMGELGEDVDEFLKLAQTPDAVAERVLAAVVEGRFWIETDAYYRDTIKARHHSIETRTAPPVAKSVMDPYFAKR, encoded by the coding sequence ATGCAGGATTTCGAGGGGCGGACGGCGGTGATCACCGGGAGCGCGAGCGGTATGGGCCTCGCCTTCGCGGAGAGCTTCGGCCGGGTGGGCATGAACGTCGTCCTGGCGGACATCGAGGAGGATGCCCTCAAGGCCGCTGCGGCCCGGGTCGAATCCCTCGGCGCGACCGTCCTGCCGGTCGTGACCGACGTGGGCGACGCCGCTGCGATGGACCATCTCGGCGAGGCGACCCGCGAGGCCTTCGGCGCGGCCCACGTCGTCTGCCTGAACGCGGGCGTATCTGCGCCGACGGTGCCGATGGACGCGCTCTCGGCGAACGACTGGCAGTGGACCCTGGACGTCAACCTCTACGGGGTGATCCATGGCATCCGCGTCTTCCTTCCGGGCCTCAAGGCCCAGGACGAGGGCTGCGTCGTCGTGACGGCTTCCGTCGCCGGCCTGACCTCCCATCCCTGGCTCGCCCCCTACAACGCGTCGAAGCACGCGGTCGTCTCGATCGCCGAGACGCTCCACGCGGAGCTCGTCAACACGGGCTCCAACGTGACCGCCCACTGCCTCTGCCCGGGCATGGTCGCGACCAACATCGGGACCTCCGAGCGCAACCGGCCCAAGGCGCTCGCGGACGAGGTCGCGAACGTGTCGATGCCCGGCGCGATGGGCGAGCTCGGCGAAGACGTGGACGAGTTCCTGAAGCTCGCGCAGACGCCGGATGCGGTCGCCGAACGCGTGCTCGCCGCCGTCGTCGAAGGGCGCTTCTGGATCGAGACCGACGCCTACTACCGGGACACGATCAAGGCGCGGCACCACTCGATCGAGACGCGGACCGCGCCGCCGGTCGCGAAGAGCGTGATGGATCCCTACTTCGCGAAGCGCTAG
- a CDS encoding DUF1295 domain-containing protein has product MKPATRQAWLALPLILAIGAAIAWAGSAGPPVALGLPLFALCGLGAFVLNWIVFAHAFSAQTERYYDATGSLTYLTLTGVALALGPRDPRALLIGGCVMLWALRLGTFLVRRISEDGGDGRFDAIKPDFARFLMAWTLQGLWVFLTLACGLVAMTTAEPVALGLPAGIGLGMWVIGWSIEVIADQQKRVFRHDDANDGRFITTGLWSWSQHPNYFGEILLWAGIAVVALPTLQGTQLATLISPVFVFVLLTRISGIPLLRARSEKRWGDDPEFVAYRARTSLLVPRPPRA; this is encoded by the coding sequence ATGAAACCCGCGACCCGCCAGGCCTGGCTCGCCCTGCCCCTGATTCTGGCGATCGGCGCCGCCATCGCCTGGGCGGGCAGCGCCGGCCCCCCGGTCGCCCTCGGCCTCCCGCTCTTCGCCCTCTGTGGGCTCGGTGCCTTCGTCCTCAACTGGATCGTGTTCGCCCACGCCTTCTCGGCCCAGACCGAGCGCTACTACGATGCGACGGGGAGCCTGACCTACCTGACGCTCACGGGCGTCGCCCTCGCCCTGGGACCCCGGGATCCGCGGGCGCTTCTGATCGGCGGCTGCGTGATGCTCTGGGCGCTGCGCCTCGGCACCTTCCTCGTCCGACGGATCTCCGAGGACGGTGGCGACGGGCGGTTCGACGCGATCAAGCCCGACTTCGCTCGTTTCCTGATGGCCTGGACGCTGCAGGGGCTCTGGGTCTTCCTCACCCTCGCCTGCGGGCTGGTGGCGATGACGACCGCGGAGCCCGTCGCCCTCGGTCTGCCGGCGGGGATCGGCCTCGGCATGTGGGTCATCGGCTGGTCGATCGAAGTGATCGCGGACCAGCAGAAGCGCGTCTTCCGTCACGACGACGCCAACGACGGGCGCTTCATCACGACCGGCCTGTGGTCCTGGTCCCAGCACCCCAACTACTTCGGCGAGATCCTGCTCTGGGCGGGGATCGCGGTGGTCGCCTTGCCCACGCTCCAGGGCACGCAGCTCGCGACGCTGATCTCGCCGGTCTTCGTCTTCGTCCTGCTCACCCGGATCAGCGGGATCCCGCTCCTGCGCGCTCGCTCCGAGAAGCGCTGGGGGGACGATCCCGAGTTCGTCGCCTACCGCGCGCGCACGTCGCTCCTCGTCCCGCGACCCCCGCGCGCCTAG